In the Euphorbia lathyris chromosome 5, ddEupLath1.1, whole genome shotgun sequence genome, one interval contains:
- the LOC136231032 gene encoding putative serine/threonine-protein kinase has translation MNATIQSILAATVSFMFITLVFAFICFLCKSSKNSAQRRSRNIRFNHHENRGRNGNRTVPNSQLTSVAIDESATFDPNLNRVSMDELKIATKNFSPDLIIGDGSFGFVYKARLSDGVTVAIKKLDPDAFQGFREFRAEMETLGKLRHRNIVRILGYCVSGVDRVLIYEFIEKGNLDQWLHDMAGGNEQASKSALSWETRINVIKGVANGLAYLHQLDTPIIHRDIKASNVLLDLEFEAHIADFGLARAIDASHSHVSTQVAGTMGYMPPEYRDGQTVATVRADVYSYGILMIEVATGERPNLPMNLDEKEVGLIVWARKMMVSNKHMEMLDSKMGKEDGFSEEKVMEYFRIANLCTNEIMVDRPAMNEVVDLLNRL, from the coding sequence ATGAACGCAACTATCCAATCAATTCTAGCCGCCACCGTTAGTTTCATGTTTATCACACTTGTTTTCGCTTTCATTTGTTTTCTCTGCAAATCCTCAAAAAATAGCGCACAACGCCGTAGCCGGAACATCCGTTTTAACCACCACGAAAATCGTGGCCGGAACGGGAACCGAACAGTACCTAATTCTCAGCTCACATCTGTAGCAATCGACGAGAGCGCCACTTTCGATCCTAATCTCAATCGCGTCTCCATGGATGAGCTCAAAATCGCTACAAAAAACTTCTCCCCCGACCTGATCATCGGCGACGGCAGTTTCGGGTTCGTGTATAAAGCCAGACTTTCCGATGGCGTCACCGTCGCCATCAAGAAACTAGACCCGGACGCCTTTCAAGGTTTTCGGGAGTTTCGAGCCGAGATGGAAACCCTAGGTAAACTCCGTCACCGGAATATCGTTCGAATTCTGGGATATTGCGTCTCAGGTGTTGATAGGGTGTTAATCTACGAATTCATCGAGAAAGGCAATTTGGATCAGTGGCTACACGACATGGCGGGCGGAAACGAGCAAGCGTCGAAATCGGCGTTATCTTGGGAGACGAGGATTAACGTAATAAAAGGCGTAGCCAACGGGCTTGCATATCTGCATCAGCTTGACACACCAATCATACACAGAGACATTAAAGCCAGTAACGTTCTACTAGATTTGGAATTCGAGGCACATATTGCTGATTTCGGGCTGGCACGTGCAATAGACGCATCACATTCGCACGTATCGACACAAGTGGCCGGGACGATGGGTTACATGCCGCCGGAGTACAGGGATGGGCAGACGGTGGCGACAGTGAGGGCAGATGTATATAGTTATGGAATATTGATGATTGAAGTGGCGACGGGTGAGAGGCCGAATTTGCCGATGAATTTAGATGAGAAAGAGGTGGGATTGATCGTATGGGCAAGGAAAATGATGGTAAGTAATAAGCATATGGAAATGCTGGATTCTAAAATGGGAAAGGAGGATGGTTTTAGTGAAGAAAAAGTGATGGAATACTTTAGAATTGCTAACTTGTGTACAAACGAAATTATGGTGGATAGACCGGCAATGAATGAAGTTGTTGATTTATTGAATAGACTATAA